Proteins encoded by one window of Agelaius phoeniceus isolate bAgePho1 chromosome 5, bAgePho1.hap1, whole genome shotgun sequence:
- the WNT16 gene encoding protein Wnt-16: MGRGAPLGPSLLRAALLLALCPAAGSTWMWLGIAAAGGPEKPGCASPPLSRRQQELCEQKPELMAAIREGARLGLQECRSQFRHERWDCRSPPAARRGSAGPGQQLSSGTKETAFVSAVAAAGLVHSVTRSCSAGNVTECSCDVTLRHGGSASEGWHWGGCSDDIHYGMSFSRKFLDVPLKNATGRSGLVAMDLHNNEAGRQAVAKLMSVDCRCHGVSGSCAVKTCWKTMSSFEKIGRFLKEKYENSIQISDRLKKKLRRKEKSQRKIPIGKEDLLYVNKSPNYCVEDQKLGIPGTQGRECNRTSQGPEGCNLLCCGRGYNTHVVRHVERCECKFIWCCYVRCRRCETMTDVHTCK; the protein is encoded by the exons ATGGGGCGCGGGGCTCCCCTCGGACCGAGCCTGCTGCGGGCGGCGCTGCTGCTCGCTCTCTGCCCCGCCGCCGGCAGCACCTGGAT GTGGCTGGGCATCGCCGCCGCCGGCGGGCCCGAGAAGCCGGGCTGCGCCAGCCCTCCGCTGAGCCGccggcagcaggagctgtgcgaGCAGAAGCCGGAGCTGATGGCCGCGATCCGGGAGGGAGCgcgcctggggctgcaggagtgCCGCAGCCAGTTCCGACACGAGCGCTGGGACTGCCgctcgccgcccgccgcccgccgcggcagcgccggccccgggcagcagctgagcagcg GCACGAAGGAGACGGCGTTCGTgtcggcggtggcggcggcggggctggTGCACTCGGTGACGCGCTCCTGCAGCGCGGGGAACGTGACCGAGTGCTCCTGCGATGTCACCCTGCGGCACGGCGGCTCCGCCAGcgagggctggcactggggaggcTGCTCGGACGACATCCACTACGGAATGTCCTTCAGCAGGAAGTTCCTGGATGTGCCTTTGAAGAACGCGACGGGCAGGAGCGGGCTGGTGGCCATGGACCTGCACAACAACGAGGCTGGCAGGCAG GCTGTGGCAAAGCTGATGTCTGTGGATTGCCGTTGTCATGGTGTTTCTGGGTCCTGTGCAGTGAAAACTTGTTGGAAAACCATGTCATCCTTTGAAAAGATTGGCCGGTTTTTAAAGGAGAAGTATGAAAACAGCATACAAATATCGGacagactgaaaaaaaagctacgcaggaaagagaaaagccaGAGAAAAATACCAATTGGGAAAGAGGACCTGCTGTATGTGAACAAATCGCCCAATTACTGCGTGGAAGACCAAAAACTGGGGATCCCTGGCACTCAGGGCAGAGAATGTAACCGCACGTCGCAGGGGCCCGAGGGCTGCAACCTGCTGTGCTGCGGGCGCGGGTACAACACCCACGTCGTGCGGCACGTGGAGCGCTGCGAGTGCAAGTTCATCTGGTGCTGCTACGTGCGCTGCAGGAGGTGCGAGACCATGACCGACGTACACACCTGCAAGTGA